One Clavelina lepadiformis chromosome 1, kaClaLepa1.1, whole genome shotgun sequence genomic region harbors:
- the LOC143444129 gene encoding uncharacterized protein LOC143444129 — MASSMTDKVIECKACGKYFVICEGHMYQDPNFRSKKKQIPQKQMKEPKQKTEPSYSVKLLRSFLAPRTWVVSPDVRKTYQTLDLRKSKLKTIPANSTLLNQLQALRLNNNESLEDVSLIGQLKELRVLVLKSCDVKKFSSTGITESLLLALELGNNPNLNDFADIRLLYRLQYLNIGGCQLRKMPEEVLHLRRLRVLVLDDNPFEVIVSDFSYLEKLQVLLMKNCNLCEIPSNVFGIQQLKYLSIEQNNISMVPSTVVKLVGLEVLNIYGNRGIRISNKTSKCLSLKRINVDLNFSLKSLPKKLKKLIKVWTDAPSIWWKQIN, encoded by the exons ATGGCCAGTTCGATGACTGACAAAGTAATAGAATGCAAAGCATGTGGAAAGTATTTTGTGATATGCGAAGGCCACATGTACCAGGACCCGAACTTCAGATCTAAGAAGAAACAAATACCACAGAAGCAAATGAAAGAACCGAAACAAAAAACCGAACCAAGTTACAGTGTGAAGCTTCTTCGATCTTTTCTTGCGCCACGAACCTGGGTTGTATCACCAGACGTCCGGAAAACTTATCA GACGCTCGACCTTCGCAAATCTAAGCTAAAAACAATTCCAGCCAACTCGACTCTGTTAAATCAACTACAAGCTCTGAGATTAAATAACAACGAATCTCTTGAAGATGTCAGTTTAATCGGTCAACTAAAAGAACTACGCGTTCTTGTACTGAAgagttgtgacgtcaaaaa GTTCTCCAGTACCGGAATCACGGAAAGTCTTTTGCTTGCATTGGAGCTCGGCAATAATCCCAATCTCAATGATTTTGCAGACATCAGACTGCTGTATCGACTACAATACTTAAACATAGGCGG ttgcCAGCTCCGAAAAATGCCTGAAGAAGTATTACATCTGCGAAGACTCCGTGTGTTGGTTTTGGATGACAATCCTTTTGAAGTCATTGTCAGTGATTTTTCCTATCTGGAAAAACTGCAA GTGCTGTTGATGAAAAACTGTAATTTGTGTGAAATACCTTCAAACGTATTTGGTATCCAGCAACTCAAATACCTTTCAATCGAACAAAACAATATATCAATGGTACCAAGTACGGTCGTAAAACTTGTCGGACTggaagttttaaatatttatggaAACAG GGGGATTCGAATCTCTAACAAAACTTCCAAATGTTTGTCGCTGAAACGGATTAACGTTGATCTGAACTTTTCATTAAAATCATTGCCGAAGAAACTTAAGAAGCTGATAAAAGTTTGGACGGATGCTCCCAGCATTTGGTGGAAGCAAATTAATTGA
- the LOC143464127 gene encoding transportin-3-like isoform X1 → MSEITESQGISVNAQNVLQAVYKLYHDKNATEKEKASKWLGEFQRSVFAWETADELLRCKKDVESTYFAAQTMRTKVLYSFQELPSQTHESLKESLLNHIEQLCNLSPILVTQLSLALCDLALQMPSWKMPAVTFMQKYGKELSHLPYLLELLTVLPEEVNNRTLRLGENRRAEILEDMENAAPMVVDLLKACVEIVKDEQLLCKIFKCLGSWFNLRILPGNHVARCKLLDPPFSVLKDVTVSSNLYESACDCICAALYSSEDIARHSDLIMILYQGTHSLREAYQNAVAHEDTDKCLHLGRVFTELAENLLEILVNLPGEGLGDLVTLDLLLLCNGHCQYEVTEITFNFWFRLSEMVYLLHNSTKRIFGPYIERLICTLVTHCQMEPDNDKILDSSDDFYEFRLRASELVRDVVYVVGASECFVHLFSTLNNNEAIPTWDVTEATLFIMSSIAKYVDLSDQVVVPQVLQAIFSLPQGTHIAVYHTSVQLVGELSAWIEKHPQMLEYTLSFLTTALQNKELASVGAISLQYLCETCQNQMAQHCSALIQLMQVSDDLNVSADATLRLLKGVVTVSSNLSLEQVKEAVGQLCSAQITVLSQHMSEENLQKTVSQTDPVIWLDRLACILRHVNVKLVNGAPHPCKEIVEEMWPVFKKVLEKFSYDNRIVERWCRCLRFAIRCVGWSVQATLLQPVVETITLVYAQHAHSCCLYLGSVLVDEYGSQEMLLAMLNSFAQPTLAILNEENGLEDHPDTVDDFFRLCSRFMEKSPIHFLSHSCCPSILQCALTGLNHKHRDASASVTKFLRNIIECSATDQNGNGMQNIVSSVVSKYGGQIVEQSLQSCLFHIPTFLYPDIAELWWSIIQRDRQTFSMWFMSALKNLPTETSLASATPEQAMQFHTEVTQAKEWKKVSYLLRDFCRLYR, encoded by the exons ATGTCTGAAATAACTGAATCCCAAGGTATTTCTGTAAATGCTCAGAATGTATTGCAGGCTGTCTACAAACTTTATCATGATAAAAATGcaacagaaaaagaaaaggcATCAAAGTGGCTTGGCGAGTTTCAACGCTCT GTATTTGCCTGGGAAACCGCAGATGAACTTCTGAGATGCAAAAAAGATGTTGAATCGACATATTTTGCTGCACAGACAATGCGCACAAAG GTGCTGTACTCTTTTCAGGAGTTGCCATCTCAAACACATGAGTCGTTAAAAGAATCTCTGTTAAACCACATTGAACAGCTCTGTAATTTGTCTCCAATTTTGGTGACCCAG CTTTCCCTGGCTTTATGTGACTTGGCTCTACAAATGCCTTCATGGAAAATGCCAGCAGTAACCTTCATGCAAAA GTATGGCAAAGAATTATCACATTTGCCGTATTTACTTGAACTTCTCACCGTTTTACCTGAAGAG GTCAATAACCGTACGTTGAGGTTAGGAGAAAACAGAAGAGCTGAAATTTTAGAAGATATGGAAAATGCTGCACCTATGGTGGTCGACTTATTGAAAGCCTGCGTTG AAATTGTGAAAGATGAACAACtgctttgtaaaattttcaaatgccTTGGAAGTTGGTTTAATCTTAGAATTCTTCCTGGGAATCATGTTGCTCGATGCAAACTTCTTGATCCACCCTTCAGTGTCTTG AAGGATGTAACGGTGTCATCAAATTTGTATGAAAGCGCATGTGATTGTATCTGTGCTGCTTTATATTCGTCTGAAGACATTGCCAGACACAGTGACCTTATCATGATATTGTACCAAGGCACTCATTCATTGCGAGAGGCATACCAAAATGCTGTTGCTCATGAAGATACAGATAA GTGTCTCCACCTTGGCCGAGTTTTCACAGAATTGGCTGAGAATTTACTTGAGATTTTGGTCAATTTACCTGGTGAAGGCCTTGGGGATCTAGTCACTTTAGATCTTTTGCTTTTGTGTAATGGACATTGTCAATATGAA GTCACTGAAATTACGTTTAATTTTTGGTTTCGTCTGTCAGAAATGGTGTATTTGCTACATAATTCtacaaaaagaatttttggTCCTTATATAGAGAGACTGATTTGTACCCTTGTTACTCATTGCCAAATGGAACCAGATAAC gACAAAATCCTTGACAGCAGTGATGATTTCTATGAGTTCAGGTTAAGAGCATCTGAATTAGTTCGTGACGTTGTGTATGTGGTTGGTGCATCAGAATGCTTTGTTCATCTTTTTTCAACACTCAACAACAATGAAGCAATCCCAACGTGGGATGTAACTGAAGCCACACTTTTTATCATGAGCTCCATTGCAAAATATGTTGATCT AAGTGATCAAGTTGTTGTACCTCAAGTGTTACAAGCGATATTTTCCCTCCCACAAGGGACACATATCGCAGTTTATCACACAAGTGTTCAGTTGGTTGGGGAGTTATCAGCCTGGATTGAGAAGCACCCTCAGATGCTTG AATACACGCTATCATTTCTTACAACTGCTTTGCAAAACAAAGAGCTGGCTTCAGTGGGAGCTATTTCTTTGCAATATTTATGTGAAACTTGCCAAAATCAAATGGCTCAGCACTGTTCTGCACTTATTCAGTTAATGCAG GTTTCTGATGACCTTAATGTATCCGCAGATGCCACGTTGCGACTTCTTAAGG GTGTGGTTACTGTTTCAAGTAATCTGTCATTGGAGCAAGTTAAAGAAGCAGTTGGTCAACTTTGCTCTGCACAAATTACTGTTTTATCTCAACATATGAGTGAGGaaaatttacagaaaacaG tATCTCAAACAGACCCAGTAATATGGCTCGACAGATTGGCTTGTATATTACGCCATGTGAATGTTAAGTTGGTAAATGGAGCTCCTCACCCCTGCAAAGAAATTGTTGAAGAA ATGTGGCCAGTCTTTAAAAAAGTCTTGGAAAAGTTTAGCTATGACAATCGCATTGTGGAAAGGTGGTGCAG ATGTTTGCGTTTCGCTATACGGTGTGTTGGATGGTCTGTACAAGCAACTCTGTTGCAACCAGTTGTAGAAACGATAACACTAGTTTATGCACAACATGCACACAGTTGCTGTTTGTATTTGGGAAGTGTTCTG GTTGATGAATATGGAAGTCAGGAGATGCTTTTAGCTATGTTAAACTCATTTGCGCAACCAACACTTGCCAttttaaatgaagaaaatggCTTAGAAGACCATCCTGACACTGTGGATGACTTTTTTCGGCTATGCAGCag GTTCATGGAAAAGTCCCCAATTCATTTCCTATCCCACAGTTGTTGTCCATCCATCTTACAATGTGCACTTACAGGATTAAACCACAAACACCGTGATGCAAGTGCTTCTGTAACAAAATTCTTGCGCAATATTATTGAATGTAGTGCCACCGACCAG AATGGAAACGGAATGCAAAACATAGTATCCAGTGTTGTTTCTAAATATGGAGGGCAGATAGTGGAGCAATCGTTGCAATCGTGTCTCTTCCATATTCCGACATTTCTTTACCCGGACATTGCTGAGTTATGGTGGTCCATCATTCAACGAGATAGGCAG ACTTTTTCAATGTGGTTTATGAGTGCATTAAAGAACCTGCCAACAGAAACTTCACTTGCATCTGCAACACCAGAACAAGCAATGCAGTTTCATACAGAAGTTACACA AGCGAAAGAATGGAAAAAAGTGAGCTATCTTTTGCGTGACTTTTGCCGGCTTTACAGATGA
- the LOC143464127 gene encoding transportin-3-like isoform X2 translates to MSEITESQGISVNAQNVLQAVYKLYHDKNATEKEKASKWLGEFQRSVFAWETADELLRCKKDVESTYFAAQTMRTKVLYSFQELPSQTHESLKESLLNHIEQLCNLSPILVTQLSLALCDLALQMPSWKMPAVTFMQKYGKELSHLPYLLELLTVLPEEVNNRTLRLGENRRAEILEDMENAAPMVVDLLKACVEIVKDEQLLCKIFKCLGSWFNLRILPGNHVARCKLLDPPFSVLKDVTVSSNLYESACDCICAALYSSEDIARHSDLIMILYQGTHSLREAYQNAVAHEDTDKCLHLGRVFTELAENLLEILVNLPGEGLGDLVTLDLLLLCNGHCQYEVTEITFNFWFRLSEMVYLLHNSTKRIFGPYIERLICTLVTHCQMEPDNDKILDSSDDFYEFRLRASELVRDVVYVVGASECFVHLFSTLNNNEAIPTWDVTEATLFIMSSIAKYVDLSDQVVVPQVLQAIFSLPQGTHIAVYHTSVQLVGELSAWIEKHPQMLEYTLSFLTTALQNKELASVGAISLQYLCETCQNQMAQHCSALIQLMQVSDDLNVSADATLRLLTGVVTVSSNLSLEQVKEAVGQLCSAQITVLSQHMSEENLQKTVSQTDPVIWLDRLACILRHVNVKLVNGAPHPCKEIVEEMWPVFKKVLEKFSYDNRIVERWCRCLRFAIRCVGWSVQATLLQPVVETITLVYAQHAHSCCLYLGSVLVDEYGSQEMLLAMLNSFAQPTLAILNEENGLEDHPDTVDDFFRLCSRFMEKSPIHFLSHSCCPSILQCALTGLNHKHRDASASVTKFLRNIIECSATDQNGNGMQNIVSSVVSKYGGQIVEQSLQSCLFHIPTFLYPDIAELWWSIIQRDRQTFSMWFMSALKNLPTETSLASATPEQAMQFHTEVTQAKEWKKVSYLLRDFCRLYR, encoded by the exons ATGTCTGAAATAACTGAATCCCAAGGTATTTCTGTAAATGCTCAGAATGTATTGCAGGCTGTCTACAAACTTTATCATGATAAAAATGcaacagaaaaagaaaaggcATCAAAGTGGCTTGGCGAGTTTCAACGCTCT GTATTTGCCTGGGAAACCGCAGATGAACTTCTGAGATGCAAAAAAGATGTTGAATCGACATATTTTGCTGCACAGACAATGCGCACAAAG GTGCTGTACTCTTTTCAGGAGTTGCCATCTCAAACACATGAGTCGTTAAAAGAATCTCTGTTAAACCACATTGAACAGCTCTGTAATTTGTCTCCAATTTTGGTGACCCAG CTTTCCCTGGCTTTATGTGACTTGGCTCTACAAATGCCTTCATGGAAAATGCCAGCAGTAACCTTCATGCAAAA GTATGGCAAAGAATTATCACATTTGCCGTATTTACTTGAACTTCTCACCGTTTTACCTGAAGAG GTCAATAACCGTACGTTGAGGTTAGGAGAAAACAGAAGAGCTGAAATTTTAGAAGATATGGAAAATGCTGCACCTATGGTGGTCGACTTATTGAAAGCCTGCGTTG AAATTGTGAAAGATGAACAACtgctttgtaaaattttcaaatgccTTGGAAGTTGGTTTAATCTTAGAATTCTTCCTGGGAATCATGTTGCTCGATGCAAACTTCTTGATCCACCCTTCAGTGTCTTG AAGGATGTAACGGTGTCATCAAATTTGTATGAAAGCGCATGTGATTGTATCTGTGCTGCTTTATATTCGTCTGAAGACATTGCCAGACACAGTGACCTTATCATGATATTGTACCAAGGCACTCATTCATTGCGAGAGGCATACCAAAATGCTGTTGCTCATGAAGATACAGATAA GTGTCTCCACCTTGGCCGAGTTTTCACAGAATTGGCTGAGAATTTACTTGAGATTTTGGTCAATTTACCTGGTGAAGGCCTTGGGGATCTAGTCACTTTAGATCTTTTGCTTTTGTGTAATGGACATTGTCAATATGAA GTCACTGAAATTACGTTTAATTTTTGGTTTCGTCTGTCAGAAATGGTGTATTTGCTACATAATTCtacaaaaagaatttttggTCCTTATATAGAGAGACTGATTTGTACCCTTGTTACTCATTGCCAAATGGAACCAGATAAC gACAAAATCCTTGACAGCAGTGATGATTTCTATGAGTTCAGGTTAAGAGCATCTGAATTAGTTCGTGACGTTGTGTATGTGGTTGGTGCATCAGAATGCTTTGTTCATCTTTTTTCAACACTCAACAACAATGAAGCAATCCCAACGTGGGATGTAACTGAAGCCACACTTTTTATCATGAGCTCCATTGCAAAATATGTTGATCT AAGTGATCAAGTTGTTGTACCTCAAGTGTTACAAGCGATATTTTCCCTCCCACAAGGGACACATATCGCAGTTTATCACACAAGTGTTCAGTTGGTTGGGGAGTTATCAGCCTGGATTGAGAAGCACCCTCAGATGCTTG AATACACGCTATCATTTCTTACAACTGCTTTGCAAAACAAAGAGCTGGCTTCAGTGGGAGCTATTTCTTTGCAATATTTATGTGAAACTTGCCAAAATCAAATGGCTCAGCACTGTTCTGCACTTATTCAGTTAATGCAG GTTTCTGATGACCTTAATGTATCCGCAGATGCCACGTTGCGACTT CTTACAGGTGTGGTTACTGTTTCAAGTAATCTGTCATTGGAGCAAGTTAAAGAAGCAGTTGGTCAACTTTGCTCTGCACAAATTACTGTTTTATCTCAACATATGAGTGAGGaaaatttacagaaaacaG tATCTCAAACAGACCCAGTAATATGGCTCGACAGATTGGCTTGTATATTACGCCATGTGAATGTTAAGTTGGTAAATGGAGCTCCTCACCCCTGCAAAGAAATTGTTGAAGAA ATGTGGCCAGTCTTTAAAAAAGTCTTGGAAAAGTTTAGCTATGACAATCGCATTGTGGAAAGGTGGTGCAG ATGTTTGCGTTTCGCTATACGGTGTGTTGGATGGTCTGTACAAGCAACTCTGTTGCAACCAGTTGTAGAAACGATAACACTAGTTTATGCACAACATGCACACAGTTGCTGTTTGTATTTGGGAAGTGTTCTG GTTGATGAATATGGAAGTCAGGAGATGCTTTTAGCTATGTTAAACTCATTTGCGCAACCAACACTTGCCAttttaaatgaagaaaatggCTTAGAAGACCATCCTGACACTGTGGATGACTTTTTTCGGCTATGCAGCag GTTCATGGAAAAGTCCCCAATTCATTTCCTATCCCACAGTTGTTGTCCATCCATCTTACAATGTGCACTTACAGGATTAAACCACAAACACCGTGATGCAAGTGCTTCTGTAACAAAATTCTTGCGCAATATTATTGAATGTAGTGCCACCGACCAG AATGGAAACGGAATGCAAAACATAGTATCCAGTGTTGTTTCTAAATATGGAGGGCAGATAGTGGAGCAATCGTTGCAATCGTGTCTCTTCCATATTCCGACATTTCTTTACCCGGACATTGCTGAGTTATGGTGGTCCATCATTCAACGAGATAGGCAG ACTTTTTCAATGTGGTTTATGAGTGCATTAAAGAACCTGCCAACAGAAACTTCACTTGCATCTGCAACACCAGAACAAGCAATGCAGTTTCATACAGAAGTTACACA AGCGAAAGAATGGAAAAAAGTGAGCTATCTTTTGCGTGACTTTTGCCGGCTTTACAGATGA
- the LOC143464153 gene encoding E3 ubiquitin-protein ligase MARCHF6-like → MSDDEDEEICRVCRSNASPGNPLFHPCICTGSIGHVHQDCLVQWLRHSRKEYCELCKHKFTFKPIYSPDMPSRLPLKDLFFGLGRSIGSAVKCWMHYTLVAIAWLGIVPLTASRIYNCVFAGSISVLISLPRDMLSTKNIGQDILHGCLVVACTLSAFISLVWLRVQILNGDMPGWLMPRPEELPAARRNPEAIQQPAVAVQENQENDDIVDDNNNRNEQNEEEVAAQPPVNNDPPAQPENNVRADNINWNAVDWERGGDDPTWERILGLDGSLLFLEHIFWVIALNTLFILVFAFCPYHLGHFLLINTGLTRYILLTKFEGVLTALCGYILVAIGFLICHLIFQITKLQRSGRMFGLCYIILKVGLLVLVEIGVLPLVCGVWLDICTLKIFNSTLQSRQVGYLSAPGASIFFHWLVGMVFVFYFATFLMLLREVLRPGALWFLRNLNDPDFNPINEMIHLPVYRHFRRFLLSVVIFGSTIILLAWLPEQLLLYLFPNFLPYHGTSQHSSPIGELPLQLMVLQFILPGLLEQGHTKAWIKTSIQLWCKVVGTFLGLRSYLLGDEVVARGNNNQPNIENEHNAHVPQNPLPGLHPAPNVDNEWNIHQPYAKPTYFPHRLVVLIVCIACTFTITSSAVLLIPVSVGRFVFNTLFGQNGLISSSESGTPVLHELYTFSLGLYLCWAFIYVCSILQKWIPRGWRIITEKIMDFVFLLGKALLLGLFILAVFPLLLGLLFDLVVVIPLRVPLHQTPVVYLWQDWALGILLFKLSIGALLIGPNNWLKADIEEVYQHGLRQLDLKKFIQNTLLPVVVGLLTCLAGPYAIGHLIPLLVDVNQTVLYLLHWRTYSLIIITTIFMVFCVFEIKQFQTLCDRIKNERYLVGRRLMDYDPLLTSKS, encoded by the coding sequence ATGTCTGATGACGAAGACGAAGAAATATGTAGAGTGTGTCGATCAAATGCCTCACCTGGCAATCCTCTTTTTCATCCCTGCATTTGCACTGGCAGTATTGGACATGTTCATCAGGACTGCCTTGTTCAGTGGTTGCGGCACAGTCGAAAAGAATATTGTGAACTTTGTAAACACAAATTCACTTTTAAACCAATTTACAGCCCTGATATGCCGAGTCGCCTGCctttgaaagatttattttttggacTAGGAAGAAGCATTGGGTCAGCTGTAAAATGTTGGATGCATTATACTTTAGTTGCAATTGCTTGGTTAGGTATTGTGCCACTTACAGCATCTCGCATCTACAACTGTGTGTTTGCGGGATCAATTAGTGTATTGATTTCTCTACCAAGGGATATGTTATCGACGAAGAATATTGGTCAAGACATACTCCATGGATGTTTGGTTGTAGCTTGCACGCTCAGTGCATTTATCTCCCTTGTTTGGTTGAGGGTTCAGATTTTAAATGGAGATATGCCTGGATGGCTCATGCCAAGACCAGAAGAACTACCAGCTGCTCGACGCAATCCAGAAGCCATTCAACAACCAGCTGTTGCTGTACAAGAGAACCAAGAAAACGATGACATTGTTGATGACAATAACAATAGAAATGAGCAAAATGAAGAGGAAGTTGCAGCACAACCGCCTGTAAATAATGATCCTCCTGCTCAACCTGAAAATAATGTTAGGGCTGACAACATTAATTGGAATGCAGTGGACTGGGAACGAGGTGGAGATGATCCAACTTGGGAAAGAATTTTGGGTCTAGATGGCTCTCTGTTGTTCTTAGAACACATATTTTGGGTAATCGCTCTTAACACACTCTTTATTTTGGTGTTTGCATTTTGTCCATATCATTTGGGCCACTTCCTTCTCATTAATACAGGACTCACTAGATACATACTTCTTACAAAATTTGAAGGTGTTCTTACAGCTCTGTGTGGTTATATTCTAGTTGCCATTGGTTTCTTGATTTGCCATTTGATATTTCAAATTACAAAGCTTCAACGGTCTGGCCGTATGTTTGGATTATGTTAtatcattttaaaagttgGTCTTCTGGTTTTAGTTGAAATTGGAGTTTTACCCTTGGTTTGTGGCGTGTGGTTGGATATTTGCACTCtgaaaatctttaattccaCATTGCAAAGTCGACAGGTTGGATACCTCTCAGCCCCAGGAGCAtcgattttttttcattggcTAGTTGGCAtggtttttgtattttattttgcgaCATTCCTGATGCTGTTAAGGGAAGTCTTGCGGCCAGGTGCTCTGTGGTTTCTGAGAAACCTGAACGATCCCGATTTTAATCCAATAAATGAAATGATTCACCTCCCAGTATATCGCCATTTTCGGCGTTTCTTGCTATCAGTGGTGATCTTTGGATCTACTATCATATTACTTGCTTGGTTGCCAGAGCAGTTGTTGTTATATctgtttccaaattttttacctTATCATGGAACAAGTCAACATTCATCGCCAATAGGTGAACTTCCATTGCAGTTGATGGTGCTGCAGTTCATCTTACCAGGGCTTCTTGAACAAGGCCACACTAAGGCATGGATAAAAACCTCCATACAATTGTGGTGCAAAGTAGTTGGAACTTTTCTAGGGTTGCGATCATATCTGCTTGGTGATGAAGTTGTCGCAAGGGGAAATAACAATCAACCAAATATTGAAAATGAGCATAATGCCCATGTTCCCCAGAATCCCTTACCAGGACTGCACCCTGCACCCAATGTTGATAATGAATGGAACATACACCAACCGTATGCAAAGCCAACCTACTTTCCACATAGACTGGTTGTTCTCATTGTTTGTATTGCCTGCACATTTACGATTACATCAAGTGCCGTGCTTCTGATTCCAGTTTCCGTTGGtcgatttgtttttaataccCTATTTGGTCAAAATGGGCTAATTTCTAGCTCTGAAAGTGGCACCCCAGTATTACATGAACTTTATACATTTTCTCTGGGATTGTACCTTTGCTGGGCATTTATCTACGTCTGCTCTATATTGCAGAAGTGGATTCCACGTGGTTGGCGTATTATAACAGAAAAGATCATGGATTTTGTGTTCTtattgggcaaggcattactTTTGGGTCTATTTATACTTGCTGTTTTTCCGCTCCTGCTTGGTTTGCTTTTTGACTTAGTTGTAGTGATACCCTTAAGAGTTCCTCTCCATCAAACTCCAGTTGTCTATTTGTGGCAAGACTGGGCTCTGGGTATACTTCTTTTTAAGCTCAGCATTGGTGCCTTGTTGATTGGTCCCAATAACTGGCTAAAAGCTGATATTGAAGAAGTTTATCAGCATGGGTTAAGACAGCTCGACCTTAAGAAATTCATTCAAAATACACTGTTGCCGGTAGTAGTTGGCTTACTCACTTGCCTGGCTGGACCTTATGCCATTGGACACTTGATTCCACTACTTGTTGATGTCAATCAGACTGTACTCTATCTACTACACTGGAGAACATACTCACTTATCATCATTACCACCATTTTTAtggttttttgtgtttttgaaataaagcaaTTTCAGACCTTATGCGATCGAATTAAAAACGAACGGTATTTAGTTGGACGACGGCTGATGGACTATGACCCACTGTTAACTAGCAAAAGTTGA